The proteins below are encoded in one region of Saccharomyces kudriavzevii IFO 1802 strain IFO1802 genome assembly, chromosome: 5:
- the ICP55 gene encoding aminopeptidase (similar to Saccharomyces cerevisiae ICP55 (YER078C); ancestral locus Anc_7.268), with amino-acid sequence MLQRINVVRLAVSPCKRHFSKSTASFGQRKNSAFTNRARIPIEAGQPLHETRPFLIKAGELTPGIPALEYYERRIRLAEILPSKSCVILAGNDIQFASGAVFYPFQQDNDLFYLSGWNEPNSVMILEKPTDDLSDTVFHMLVPPKDAFAEKWEGFRSGVHGAQEIFNADKSAPINDLSKYLPKIINRNDSIYFDILSTPNSGSSNYKHIKSLLDGSGSSNRSLNSIANKNIKPVSKRIAEFRKIKSPQELRIMRRAGQISGRSFNQAFAKRFRNERTLDSFLHYKFVSGGCDKDAYIPVVATGSNSLCIHYTRNDDVMYDDEMVLVDAAGSLGGYCADISRTWPNNGKFTGAQKELYEAVLNVQRGCIDLCKASNNFSLHDIHEESIRLMKQELKNLGIDKVSGWNVEKLYPHYIGHNLGLDVHDVPKVSRYEPLKPGQVITIEPGLYIPDDESFPSYFRNIGIRIEDDIAVGEDSYTNLTVEAVKEIDDLENVMQNGVSTKFEEDEVTSL; translated from the coding sequence ATGCTACAAAGAATAAACGTAGTGCGTCTTGCTGTGTCACCTTGTAAGAGACACTTTTCGAAGTCGACAGCATCATTCGGACAACGAAAGAATAGTGCTTTCACCAATAGGGCTAGAATTCCCATAGAGGCAGGCCAGCCTTTGCACGAGACAAGACCGTTTCTCATCAAGGCAGGTGAGCTAACACCAGGTATTCCAGCTTTAGAGTAttatgaaagaagaatcaGGCTGGCGGAAATTTTACCGTCCAAAAGTTGTGTGATTCTAGCTGGTAACGATATCCAGTTTGCATCTGGTGCAGTATTTTATCCGTTCCAACAAGACAACGACTTGTTTTATCTTAGTGGGTGGAACGAACCTAATTCAGTCatgattttggaaaagcCAACGGACGATTTAAGTGATACAGTTTTCCACATGTTGGTTCCACCAAAGGATGCGTTTGCTGAAAAGTGGGAGGGATTTAGGTCTGGTGTTCATGGTGCTCAAGAGATTTTCAATGCTGACAAATCCGCTCCAATCAATGATTTGTCTAAATATTTGCCCAAAATAATCAACAGAAATGATTCCATTTACTTTGACATACTATCTACTCCTAATTCAGGTTCATCCAACTACAAGCACATTAAAAGCTTGCTAGATGGCAGTGGAAGTAGTAACCGATCGTTGAATTCCATAGCgaacaaaaacatcaagCCTGTTAGCAAAAGAATTGCCGAATTTCGTAAGATCAAATCTCCTCAAGAATTGAGAATTATGAGAAGAGCGGGCCAAATATCAGGAAGATCATTTAATCAAGCCTTTGCCAAAAGATTCAGGAATGAAAGAACTCTAGATTCCTTTCTTCATTACAAGTTTGTATCCGGTGGTTGTGATAAGGACGCTTACATCCCCGTGGTTGCCACGGGTTCGAATTCCTTGTGTATTCATTACACAAGAAACGATGACGTGATGTATGATGATGAGATGGTTCTTGTTGACGCAGCTGGCTCCTTGGGTGGATATTGCGCAGATATCTCGAGAACGTGGCCTAATAATGGGAAGTTCACTGGTGCGCAAAAAGAGCTTTACGAAGCTGTATTGAATGTTCAGCGCGGCTGCATTGATCTTTGTAAAGCAAGCAACAACTTTTCTCTGCACGACATTCATGAAGAGAGTATTAGGTTGATGaaacaagaattgaaaaacttagGTATAGATAAAGTTTCTGGCTGGAACGTAGAAAAATTGTACCCCCATTACATTGGCCACAATTTAGGTTTGGACGTCCACGATGTCCCTAAAGTTTCCAGATACGAACCATTGAAGCCCGGCCAAGTGATTACTATCGAACCGGGTTTGTATATTCCTGATGACGAATCATTCCCATCTTATTTTAGGAATATTGGAATaagaattgaagatgatataGCTGTTGGTGAAGACAGTTATACTAACTTGACAGTTGAAGCAGTGAAGGAGATTGATGACTTGGAAAATGTTATGCAAAATGGCGTctccactaaatttgaagaagatgaagtgACCTCACTGTAA
- the SKDI05G1560 gene encoding uncharacterized protein (similar to Saccharomyces cerevisiae YER079W; ancestral locus Anc_7.270), whose translation MADSSHSISSKDIASAISLYDQSIYTNNKSTNLDLDQRSMSPSNIASGEDRITRTNSGGSITSGASMIATKDGIQGSNVKRDGIPKYSLNLLNSMVRKQYDHNNGTKSPTPNSNNKVSQKDKKKNKKKKKDKDVTYVAAHDSNNKFYKLNTASASASNSNLTSDSTTSLSDQFYFQKSNTDSAPINNANYQNPNYSPSLNSMDNTTKHSSNMHT comes from the coding sequence ATGGCGGACTCATCTCATTCAATAAGTTCAAAAGATATTGCCTCCGCGATTTCTCTTTATGACCAATCCATTTACACTAATAATAAATCTACCAATCTGGATTTGGATCAAAGATCAATGAGCCCCTCCAATATTGCATCCGGGGAAGATAGAATAACAAGGACGAATTCCGGTGGTTCCATTACTTCAGGAGCTTCTATGATTGCCACAAAGGATGGTATCCAAGGAAGTAATGTTAAAAGAGACGGTATTCCGAAATATTCTCTAAATTTATTAAATTCCATGGTTCGAAAACAGTATGACCACAATAATGGCACTAAGTCTCCTACTCCaaacagcaacaataaAGTTAGTCAAaaggacaaaaaaaagaataaaaaaaaaaaaaaggacaaGGACGTCACATATGTGGCAGCCCATGATTCAAACAACAAATTCTACAAGCTTAACACCGCTTCCGCTTCTGCTTCCAACTCGAATTTGACATCTGATTCTACTACCTCATTATCGGACCAGTTCTATTTCCAGAAAAGTAACACTGATTCAGCTCCAATCAACAATGCAAATTACCAAAATCCAAATTACTCCCCTTCTCTGAACTCAATGGATAATACTACAAAGCATAGCAGCAATATGCACACTTGA